From the Thiohalospira halophila DSM 15071 genome, the window GGTGGAGCTTACCAAGACTGCCAGGAAGGCCCTGCTCCGTCTGCCACGCACCGACCGGCAGCGTATACAAGGCAAGCTCGAGTATCTGGCCGACAACCCGCATCATCCGGAACTCGACATCAAGCCACTGAAGGGCAGGGAAGCATGGCGATTGCGGGTCGGCGATTGGCGCATTATCTACGAGATCCATGACCAGTGGCTGGTGGTTCAGATCATCCGTATCGGAAGTCGTGGAGAGGTCTACAAATGATGGAAGAGACGGCCGACATCACCCAGATCATCCGGCGAAATGATGGCCATCCCGAATACGCCGTCGTCCCCTACGACCAGTATCAGCGTATGCTTGAACGCATGGAGGAGCTGATCGACCTTCACGAGACCGACAAGGTCCGCGAGCGCATGCATACCGGAGAGGAAGAGTCGGTTCCACTGGAACTGGTCCAGCGCATTGATGCCGGGGAAAGCCCCGTCAGGGTCTGGCGGGAACATCGTGGTATCGAGCGCCGGGAACTTGCGGAGGCTACGGACATCGGCGACCGGGCTCTCTACATGATCGAGGCCGGCAAACGCGAACCATCGACGCGCGTACTCCGTCAGCTCGCCAGTCGACTGGACGTCGACGTCGACGACCTCCTCCCACCGGCTGACTGACTACCGCAGAAACAGCTCGTACGCCGGGTTCTCCGTCTCTTCTTCCCAGGCGTAGCCCAGTTCCTGGAGGAACTGCTGGAAGGCGGGCTCCTCCTCCTCGGGGACCTGGAAGCCGGCGAGGACGCGGCCGTAGTCGGCGCCGTGGTTGCGGTAGTGGAACAGGGAGATGTTCCAGTCGGCGTGGAGGTGGCTGAGGAAGCGCAGCAGCGCCCCGGGCCGCTCGGGGAATTCGAAGCGGTAGAGGGTCTCCCGGCCGGCGTGGGGCGCGCGGCCGCCCACCATGTGGCGGACGTGGAGCTTGGCCATCTCGTTGTCGGTGAGATCCACCACGCCGTAGCCGGCGGCCTCCAGCTTCTCGCGGAGCTCCTCCTTCTCCGGGGCGCCGGCGTTCATGCGGATGCCGACGAAGATGTGGGCCTCGTCGGGGCCGGCGTAGCGGTAGTTGAACTCGGTGATGGAGCGGGTGCCGATGGCGTTGCAGAAGGCGCGGAAGCTGCCGGGCTGCTCGGGGATGGTCACGGCAAACAGCGCCTCGCGCCGCTCGCCCAGCTCGGCGCGCTCGGCCACGTAGCGCAGCCGGTCGAAGTTGATGTTGGCCCCGCTGACCACGGCGGCCAGGTTGGCGCCCTCCAGCCGGTGATTCTCCACGTACTGCTTGAGGCCGGCCACGCTGAGCGCCCCGGCCGGCTCGGCGATGGAGCGGGTGTTGTCGAAGATGTCCTTGATGGCGGCGCAGATGGCGTCGGTGGAGACCAGCACCACCTCGTCCACGCTCTCGCGCAGGATGCGGAAGGGCTCCTCGCCGATCCGGCGCACCGCCACGCCGTCGGCGAAGATCCCCACCTGGGGCAGCTGCACCCGCTCGCCGGCGGCCAGGGCGGAGTGCAGCGTCGGCGCATCCGCCGGCTCCACACCGATGATCCGCACGCCCGGATAGAGGGCCCGAAAGTAGGCGCTCACCCCCGCCAGAAGCCCACCACCGCCCACGGGGACGAAGACGGCCTCCAGCGGCTGCGGCGCCTGGCGGGCCAGCTCCATGGCCACCGTCCCCTGCCCGGCGATGACGTCGGGATCGTCGTAGGGCGGGATGAAGGCCATGCCGGCCTCCTCCGCGATCTGCATGCAGTGGGCGAAGGCCTCGTCGTAGGAACTGCCGTGGAGGACGATCTCCGCCCCCAGCGCCCGCACCGCCTCGATCTTGATGTCCGGCGTGGTCTTGGGCATGACGATCCGCGCCGGGATCCCGAGCCTGCGCGCCGACAGGGCCACGCCCTGGGCGTGGTTGCCGGCGGAGGCAGCAATGACGCCGCGCGCCCGCTGCTCCGGGGCGAGGTGGATGATCTTGTTGTACGCCCCGCGCAGCTTGTAGGAGAAGACCGGCTGCAGGTCCTCGCGCTTGAGGAAGACCTGGTTGCCCAGCCGGTTGGAGAGGCCGGTGGCCGGGTCCAGCGGCGTCTCCCGGGCCACGTCGTAGACCCGGGCGGTGAGAATGCGCTTCAGGTAGGCGTCGAACATGGCCGTTACGGTACCACCTCCCCCGGGGGGTGTCAGCGCGGGATCTGGCCGCAGCCGCCGCGGTGACCCTATAATCGGCCGATTGTCATCGGGATTCGGAGGAGCACCATGAACCAGGACGAGATGAAGCGCGAGGTGGCCCGGGCCGCCATCGAGTACGTGGAGACCGACACGGTAATCGGCGTGGGCACCGGCTCCACCGCCAACTACTTCATCGACGAGCTGGCGAACATCAAGGGCCGCATCGAGGGCACCGTGGCCAGCTCCAACGCCAGCGCCGAGCGGCTCAAGGGCCACGGGATCCCGGTCTACAACCTCAACGACGTGGGCGACATCGGCCTCTACGTGGACGGCGCCGACGAGACCACCCGCCACCTGCAGCTCACCAAGGGCGGCGGCGGCGCGCTGACGCGGGAGAAGATCGTCGCCGCCGCCAGCGAGAAGTTCGTCTGCATTGTGGACGACACCAAGGTGGTGGACATCCTGGGCGCCTTCCCGCTGCCCATCGAGGTGATCCCCATGGCGCGCAGCTACGTCGCCCGCCAGGTGGTCAAGCTGGGCGGCGAGCCGGTCCTGCGCGAGGGCTTCACCACCGACAACGGCAACCTCATCCTGGACGTCCACGGCCTCTCCATCATGGAGCCGTCCAGGCTGGAGGCGCAGCTCAACAACATCCCCGGCGTGGTCACCAACGGCCTCTTCGCCATGGACCCGGCGGATGTACTGCTCGTGGGCTCCTCCAGCGGGGTCGAGACCGTCCGCTAGGGCGGCGCCAATCGAACGACGCAGCCGTCGTTCCGGGCGGCGCTCAGCGCCGACCCGGAACCTCGAGAACAGGCCCGCAGCAGTGCCTCGGTCCGGGGCTACGTTCTCGAGGTTCCCGCCTGCGCGGGAACGACGTCCAAGGGCAACGAGGAGGGAGCAGAGCAATGGGGCGCTGGCTCATCGGCATCGGGCTGGTGCTGGTCGTCCTCGGCCTGATCTGGCCCTGGCTCGCCCGGCTGGGGCTGGGCCGGCTGCCGGGGGACATCGCCATCCAGCGGGAGGGATTCCACTTCTACTTCCCCGTCACCACCTCGCTGCTGGTGAGCGTGGTAGTCTCCCTGCTGCTCTGGCTCTTCTTCCGGCGCTGACGTGGGCCGCCGGCACGACCCCCACAAGGGCCGCGGGGCGGTGTCCAGCCCCGACAACCGCTACGCCGCCCGGCAGCGGGAGGCGGTCGACGATGGCTGGAGCGACGAGCTGGACCCCGAGCCGGCGCCGGCCACCACCCTCATCCCGCACAACACCCGCCGGATCCTCAGCTACAACGACTCCCCGGATCTCGCCTTCGACCGCACCCTGAACCCCTATCGCGGCTGCGAGCACGGCTGCATCTACTGCTACGCCCGTCCCACCCACGCCTGGCTGGACGAGTCCCCGGGCCGCGACTTCGAGACCCGGATCCACTACCGCCCCGACGCCGCCGAGCGCCTGCGCGCGGAACTCGACCGGCCCGGCTACCAGCCGGAGACCATCGCCCTGGGCATGAACACCGACGCCTACCAGCCGGCGGAGCGGCAACTGGGGATCACCCGCTCGGTCCTGGAGGTCTGCCGGGAGACCCGCCATCCGGTGAGCCTGGTGACCAAGTCGGCCCTGGTGGAGCGGGACCGGGATATCCTCGGCCCCATGGCGGAAGCGGGGCTGGCCACCGTGGCCGTCTCCATCACCACCCTGGATAGCGACCTCGACCGCCGGCTGGAGCCCCGGGCGGCCGGTCCGCGCCGACGGCTGGCCACCATCCGGCGGCTGCGCGAGGCGGGGATCCCGGTGGGGGTACTGGTGGCCCCGGTGATCCCGGTCCTCACCGAGGCGGAGTTCGAGGCCATCCTGGAGGCGGCGGCCGAGGCCGGGGCGAGCTGGGCCGGCTACGTCCTGCTGCGGCTGCCCCACGAGCTGGGCGATCTCTTCCGGGACTGGCTGGACGAGCACGCCCCCGGCCAGGCGGAGCACATCCTCTCCCGGGTCCAGCAGGCGCGGGGCGGGAAGGACTACGAGCCGAGCTTCGGCCGGCGCATGACCGGGGAAGGACCCTGGGCGGACCTGCTGGCCCAGCGCTTCCGGCTGGCGCGGCGGAAGTTCGACCTGGAGTGGCCGCCGGTGCTGGACACCACGGCCTTCACGCCGCCCGGCGGGCGGCAGGGGGATCTCTTCGACTAGGAGGGGAGGTCAGACGTAGAGGTTGATACCGCTGGCCTGGCCGGGCTCGCGGCGGGCATAGCCACCCGCGGCGGCGCTCACCGTCTCCTCGGAGCCGGCACCATTATTACCCGGTCGCATCTCGCCGGAGTCGGTTACGGAATCGGCCCGGGCACTGCCCGACTCTCCCGGCTCACCGGGGCGGTTCGCCTCCAGGGGGTCTCCCACGGGATCGGGGTAGAGGGGCTCCGGCGCCAGCGGATCGCGCTCCGCCGCGCTGCCGCCGTCATCGCTGGCCGCGGCCGGGGACTCCTCCTGGCGCTCCATGCGCAGTTCCATGCGCGCCTCCTGGGCCATCTGAGTCGCCTCGGCGGCCACCTGGCGATCCTGGGGCGAGGGATTGGCGGGAGCGAGGGCCGCGGCGCGGACCTGGCGCGCCTTCTCCAGGGTGGCCTCGGGATCATCGCGCACCGGCGTGGTATCCACGTCCACGTTCCCGCCGATGGCATAACGCCGCCCGTCGGGACCGACGACGAAACTGTAGGAGACCGACGAGGTATACGAACCGCCAGCGGCCAGGTGGGCCTGCTCGTGGGCGCGCACCTCGCGGTCGCGGTTGCGCAGCTCCTGCAGCGCCAGATCGCGGCGCTGCTGGTCCACCTGGTCCCGCACCCGCTGGCCCTGCCCATCCAGCCGGGCCGAGCTGGCCTCGGCCCGCTGCCGCTCCTCCGCTCGCCGCAGACCTTCCACCG encodes:
- a CDS encoding type II toxin-antitoxin system RelE family toxin, which gives rise to MYSVELTKTARKALLRLPRTDRQRIQGKLEYLADNPHHPELDIKPLKGREAWRLRVGDWRIIYEIHDQWLVVQIIRIGSRGEVYK
- a CDS encoding helix-turn-helix domain-containing protein, giving the protein MMEETADITQIIRRNDGHPEYAVVPYDQYQRMLERMEELIDLHETDKVRERMHTGEEESVPLELVQRIDAGESPVRVWREHRGIERRELAEATDIGDRALYMIEAGKREPSTRVLRQLASRLDVDVDDLLPPAD
- the rpiA gene encoding ribose-5-phosphate isomerase RpiA, producing MNQDEMKREVARAAIEYVETDTVIGVGTGSTANYFIDELANIKGRIEGTVASSNASAERLKGHGIPVYNLNDVGDIGLYVDGADETTRHLQLTKGGGGALTREKIVAAASEKFVCIVDDTKVVDILGAFPLPIEVIPMARSYVARQVVKLGGEPVLREGFTTDNGNLILDVHGLSIMEPSRLEAQLNNIPGVVTNGLFAMDPADVLLVGSSSGVETVR
- a CDS encoding PA0069 family radical SAM protein, with product MGRRHDPHKGRGAVSSPDNRYAARQREAVDDGWSDELDPEPAPATTLIPHNTRRILSYNDSPDLAFDRTLNPYRGCEHGCIYCYARPTHAWLDESPGRDFETRIHYRPDAAERLRAELDRPGYQPETIALGMNTDAYQPAERQLGITRSVLEVCRETRHPVSLVTKSALVERDRDILGPMAEAGLATVAVSITTLDSDLDRRLEPRAAGPRRRLATIRRLREAGIPVGVLVAPVIPVLTEAEFEAILEAAAEAGASWAGYVLLRLPHELGDLFRDWLDEHAPGQAEHILSRVQQARGGKDYEPSFGRRMTGEGPWADLLAQRFRLARRKFDLEWPPVLDTTAFTPPGGRQGDLFD
- a CDS encoding putative metalloprotease CJM1_0395 family protein codes for the protein MATDASPSLSAALASLNPTGRPGMGGARIPESVEQTSEAVAQSSPTRDRAAGEPARVGTENRSQAVEGLRRAEERQRAEASSARLDGQGQRVRDQVDQQRRDLALQELRNRDREVRAHEQAHLAAGGSYTSSVSYSFVVGPDGRRYAIGGNVDVDTTPVRDDPEATLEKARQVRAAALAPANPSPQDRQVAAEATQMAQEARMELRMERQEESPAAASDDGGSAAERDPLAPEPLYPDPVGDPLEANRPGEPGESGSARADSVTDSGEMRPGNNGAGSEETVSAAAGGYARREPGQASGINLYV
- a CDS encoding DUF2905 domain-containing protein; translated protein: MGRWLIGIGLVLVVLGLIWPWLARLGLGRLPGDIAIQREGFHFYFPVTTSLLVSVVVSLLLWLFFRR
- the ilvA gene encoding threonine ammonia-lyase, biosynthetic; the encoded protein is MFDAYLKRILTARVYDVARETPLDPATGLSNRLGNQVFLKREDLQPVFSYKLRGAYNKIIHLAPEQRARGVIAASAGNHAQGVALSARRLGIPARIVMPKTTPDIKIEAVRALGAEIVLHGSSYDEAFAHCMQIAEEAGMAFIPPYDDPDVIAGQGTVAMELARQAPQPLEAVFVPVGGGGLLAGVSAYFRALYPGVRIIGVEPADAPTLHSALAAGERVQLPQVGIFADGVAVRRIGEEPFRILRESVDEVVLVSTDAICAAIKDIFDNTRSIAEPAGALSVAGLKQYVENHRLEGANLAAVVSGANINFDRLRYVAERAELGERREALFAVTIPEQPGSFRAFCNAIGTRSITEFNYRYAGPDEAHIFVGIRMNAGAPEKEELREKLEAAGYGVVDLTDNEMAKLHVRHMVGGRAPHAGRETLYRFEFPERPGALLRFLSHLHADWNISLFHYRNHGADYGRVLAGFQVPEEEEPAFQQFLQELGYAWEEETENPAYELFLR